A portion of the Anoxybacillus gonensis genome contains these proteins:
- a CDS encoding DUF1450 domain-containing protein has product MKKIHFCKKNKFATKTLYQFLKQTFKHVKVKRKDCVGKCKMCKHCPFVLIDGEAVKAATTDELYDRISYEMTKQWWAFREK; this is encoded by the coding sequence ATGAAAAAAATACATTTTTGTAAAAAGAATAAATTCGCAACGAAAACGTTGTATCAATTTTTAAAACAAACGTTCAAACATGTCAAAGTGAAGCGAAAAGATTGCGTCGGCAAATGCAAAATGTGCAAACATTGTCCGTTTGTTTTAATCGACGGAGAAGCTGTAAAAGCGGCGACGACCGATGAATTGTATGATCGTATTTCTTATGAAATGACAAAACAATGGTGGGCGTTTCGGGAAAAATAA
- a CDS encoding carbon-nitrogen hydrolase family protein: MKMRVSAVQYHLHTIASFEQFAKQVEHYVKTAQEFGAEFVLFPEFITTQLMSIGDGITIEELPTFTDAYRSLFSTLAKQTNMHIIGGTHVIKREDRLYNVAHLFYPDGTIAEQAKLHITPTEVNEWNMHGGDTLHVFQTTKGTIAILTCYDIEFPEIVRMARAKEADVIFCPSCTDDRHGFHRVRYTCHARAIENQVYVVTTGTVGSLPTVDFMRANFGQAAIITPNDIPFPPRGILAEGEINDDMIITADLDLQLLYDVRERGSVTTWRDRRTDLYGDWT, encoded by the coding sequence TTGAAAATGCGCGTCAGTGCGGTTCAATACCATTTACACACGATTGCATCATTTGAACAGTTTGCAAAACAAGTTGAGCATTACGTAAAAACAGCGCAAGAATTTGGTGCTGAATTTGTGCTCTTCCCTGAGTTTATTACGACGCAACTTATGTCCATTGGAGATGGCATAACGATTGAAGAACTTCCGACGTTTACAGATGCATATCGCTCATTATTTTCAACTCTTGCGAAACAGACGAATATGCATATTATTGGCGGGACACATGTCATAAAAAGAGAAGATCGACTATATAATGTGGCACATTTATTTTATCCCGATGGAACGATTGCCGAACAGGCAAAGCTACATATTACGCCGACGGAAGTGAACGAATGGAATATGCATGGCGGCGATACATTACACGTCTTTCAAACAACAAAAGGAACGATTGCGATTTTAACATGTTATGACATTGAATTTCCTGAAATTGTACGCATGGCGCGTGCAAAAGAAGCGGATGTCATTTTTTGTCCGTCGTGTACCGATGATCGTCACGGATTTCATCGCGTACGCTACACATGTCACGCCCGTGCGATTGAAAATCAAGTATACGTCGTCACAACAGGGACAGTCGGGTCATTGCCAACCGTTGATTTTATGCGCGCAAACTTCGGGCAAGCAGCGATCATTACACCGAACGATATTCCGTTCCCGCCACGCGGTATTTTAGCCGAAGGAGAAATAAACGACGATATGATCATTACAGCGGATCTTGATTTACAGCTTCTTTACGACGTTCGCGAGCGCGGTTCGGTAACCACTTGGCGTGACCGCCGCACGGATTTATATGGAGATTGGACATAA
- a CDS encoding sugar ABC transporter permease, with amino-acid sequence MEVKAVIEQQQKKKNIFGKVDIRAYTMIGALIAIWIFFGMLNETFLSARNLSNLFTQMSVTAILAIGMVLVIVAGHIDLSVGSIVGLTGGIAAILSNWMGMPTSVVIICTLLAGALVGFVQGWLVAYRAIPAFIVTLGGMMIFRGALMGITKSTTIPIFDAQFIALGSAYFTNAFGIVLAVIAIVSLFVSTFRKRKSRQQYGFTVSPLPIEIAKLLVISVLILLFVLTMNSYKGIPFPIIFVIALALIFSFIATKTTFGRHVYAIGGNVEAARLSGINIQRHTMMLFVFTGLLSAIAALVLTARLSSATISAGQMYELDAIAACVIGGTSLMGGSGTIIGAMIGAMVMTSLDNGMSLLGMETFWQYIVKGSILILAVWIDIASRKRKVN; translated from the coding sequence ATGGAAGTAAAAGCAGTCATCGAACAGCAACAAAAGAAGAAAAATATATTTGGAAAAGTAGATATTCGTGCTTATACGATGATCGGTGCACTAATTGCGATTTGGATTTTCTTTGGTATGTTAAATGAGACGTTTTTAAGCGCACGAAATTTATCCAACTTATTTACACAAATGTCGGTTACCGCTATTTTGGCAATTGGTATGGTGCTCGTCATCGTTGCAGGGCATATTGACCTTTCCGTCGGTTCGATCGTCGGATTAACTGGTGGCATCGCAGCCATTTTAAGCAACTGGATGGGAATGCCGACATCTGTTGTCATCATATGCACGTTGCTTGCGGGAGCGCTTGTCGGTTTTGTTCAAGGATGGCTAGTTGCTTATCGAGCGATCCCAGCGTTTATCGTTACGTTAGGTGGGATGATGATTTTTCGTGGGGCGTTAATGGGGATTACAAAATCAACAACCATCCCAATTTTTGATGCTCAATTTATCGCTTTAGGAAGCGCATATTTTACAAACGCCTTTGGTATCGTGCTTGCGGTGATCGCTATTGTTTCTTTATTCGTTTCTACGTTCCGTAAGCGAAAATCGCGGCAACAATACGGCTTTACTGTCTCACCATTACCAATTGAGATTGCTAAACTACTTGTTATTAGCGTACTTATTTTGTTATTCGTTTTGACGATGAACAGTTATAAAGGAATTCCTTTTCCTATTATTTTTGTTATTGCCCTCGCGTTGATCTTTTCATTCATTGCGACAAAAACGACATTTGGTCGTCATGTATATGCAATCGGAGGCAACGTGGAAGCCGCTCGTTTATCTGGCATTAACATTCAACGTCATACGATGATGTTGTTTGTTTTTACAGGATTGCTTTCTGCCATTGCTGCCCTCGTTTTAACGGCACGCTTATCATCAGCTACCATTTCAGCGGGACAAATGTACGAACTAGATGCGATTGCTGCTTGCGTCATCGGTGGAACGTCGTTAATGGGTGGATCTGGTACAATTATCGGTGCAATGATCGGTGCAATGGTCATGACGTCGCTCGATAACGGGATGTCGTTACTAGGTATGGAAACGTTTTGGCAATATATTGTAAAAGGAAGTATTTTAATTTTAGCCGTTTGGATCGATATTGCTAGCCGAAAAAGAAAAGTAAATTAA
- the menC gene encoding o-succinylbenzoate synthase, with protein MYVHIDTVILRHLEMELKSPFTTSFGTMKTRPVLLVEAIDENGERGWGEGVAFSAPWYTEETLETTWHMLEHFLIPLLFQAPIHHPDELRTRFSMIRRNYMAKAALEGAVWDVFAKRHRMSLSAALGGEKREVEVGISIGIQPITNLLKRMEQALAEGYRRVKIKIKPGWDVDVVRVVRQHFPDVPLMVDANSAYSLHDIDRLQALDDYDLLMIEQPLAVDDIVDHAKLQAKLNTPICLDESICSYEDAKRAIELQSCRIINIKIGRVGGLTEAKRIHDLCQQHHIPVWCGGMLEGGVGRAHSIALATLPHFSLPSDTAASANYWDRDFIDPEVTVHHGRIFVSKQSGIGYEVNMKEVERRVVRSKIYKRAKG; from the coding sequence ATGTATGTGCACATTGATACAGTAATATTGCGACATTTAGAAATGGAATTAAAATCACCGTTTACAACAAGCTTTGGGACGATGAAAACGCGACCCGTTTTATTAGTGGAAGCGATTGATGAAAATGGCGAGCGAGGATGGGGGGAAGGTGTTGCTTTTTCTGCCCCTTGGTATACGGAAGAAACGTTGGAAACGACGTGGCATATGCTTGAACATTTTTTAATTCCGCTTCTTTTTCAAGCACCCATTCATCATCCGGATGAATTGCGCACCCGATTTTCGATGATTCGCCGCAATTACATGGCCAAAGCAGCGCTGGAAGGGGCGGTATGGGATGTATTTGCCAAACGACATCGGATGTCATTAAGCGCGGCGCTCGGCGGTGAAAAACGAGAAGTGGAAGTTGGAATAAGCATTGGCATTCAGCCAATAACGAATTTGCTAAAACGAATGGAACAAGCGCTTGCGGAAGGATACAGGCGTGTGAAAATAAAAATTAAGCCAGGATGGGATGTGGATGTCGTTCGTGTCGTTCGTCAACATTTCCCTGATGTTCCGCTTATGGTCGATGCAAACTCCGCTTACTCGTTACACGACATCGATCGCTTACAAGCGCTCGATGACTATGATTTGCTGATGATTGAACAGCCGCTTGCTGTAGATGATATCGTTGATCATGCGAAATTACAAGCCAAGTTAAACACACCGATTTGTTTAGATGAAAGCATATGTTCATACGAAGATGCCAAAAGAGCCATTGAATTGCAAAGTTGCCGAATCATCAATATAAAAATTGGCCGAGTAGGTGGATTAACGGAAGCGAAACGCATTCATGATTTATGCCAACAACATCATATTCCTGTATGGTGCGGCGGCATGTTAGAAGGCGGAGTCGGACGAGCACATAGCATCGCTTTAGCAACACTTCCTCATTTTTCTTTGCCAAGCGATACAGCTGCGTCGGCAAATTATTGGGACCGTGATTTCATTGATCCAGAAGTTACCGTTCATCATGGACGCATTTTCGTTTCGAAACAGTCCGGTATAGGCTATGAAGTGAATATGAAGGAAGTCGAGCGGCGTGTCGTTCGCTCAAAAATATATAAGCGTGCGAAAGGATGA
- a CDS encoding glycosyltransferase family 4 protein — MNILMICTEKLPVPPVLGGAIQTYIAGILPYLHRAHRITVLGVQHETLPHEETIDGIHYVRVPGGTFDTYRDHVVQYVQAHPFDLIHIFNRPRLVLPIRQVAPHVKITLSMHNDMFQVAKINREEAEEVIRQVCAIVTISNYIGQVIRDLYPEAEGKLRTIYSGVDSERFLPGNHPNMASIRKQLRQAHGIDQKTVILFAGRLSPNKGVDKLIQALPELAKRFNDLALVIVGSKWFSEEGTTDYIAYVRSLAKRLPIPVVATGFVSPNEIQHWFAAADLFVCTSQWQEPLARVHYEAMAAGLPIVTTARGGNPEVIVPNENGVVVERPEDPQDFVEKMTYVLSNRTLMKKMGENGRKLATSLYRWERVASDLLHVWQHVEQIDLSTTEAIVSVKETVEQVVEEQPTEPVLPPLQPIQEEVVLNKKRKKAFVWAITT, encoded by the coding sequence ATGAATATTTTAATGATTTGTACAGAAAAGCTACCTGTTCCTCCTGTGCTCGGTGGTGCGATTCAAACGTATATTGCTGGTATTCTCCCCTATCTTCACCGCGCACATCGTATTACGGTATTAGGTGTACAACATGAAACGTTGCCACACGAAGAAACGATCGACGGCATTCATTATGTACGTGTCCCAGGGGGAACGTTTGACACGTATCGGGATCACGTCGTTCAATACGTGCAAGCGCATCCGTTTGATCTCATCCACATCTTTAACCGTCCACGTCTCGTTTTACCTATTCGTCAAGTCGCTCCTCATGTAAAAATTACACTTAGCATGCATAACGATATGTTTCAAGTGGCGAAAATTAACCGCGAAGAAGCAGAAGAAGTAATCAGGCAAGTATGTGCGATTGTCACTATTAGCAACTACATCGGCCAAGTTATTCGTGACCTATACCCAGAAGCAGAAGGAAAGTTGCGAACGATTTACTCCGGTGTCGACTCGGAACGATTTTTACCAGGGAATCATCCGAATATGGCGTCGATTCGTAAACAGCTACGTCAAGCGCATGGCATCGATCAAAAAACAGTCATTTTATTTGCGGGGCGTTTATCGCCAAATAAAGGGGTCGACAAATTAATTCAAGCATTGCCGGAACTTGCGAAGAGGTTTAATGATTTAGCGCTCGTCATCGTCGGAAGCAAATGGTTTAGTGAAGAAGGGACGACAGATTACATTGCTTACGTTCGTTCGTTAGCTAAAAGATTACCAATTCCTGTTGTAGCGACAGGATTTGTGTCGCCAAATGAAATTCAACATTGGTTTGCTGCTGCTGACTTATTCGTTTGTACGTCGCAATGGCAAGAGCCGCTTGCTCGCGTTCATTATGAAGCGATGGCGGCAGGGCTTCCGATTGTTACAACCGCTCGTGGTGGGAATCCAGAAGTCATCGTTCCAAATGAAAACGGTGTTGTCGTCGAAAGACCAGAAGATCCGCAAGACTTTGTGGAAAAAATGACATATGTGCTATCCAATCGTACACTCATGAAGAAAATGGGAGAAAACGGGCGTAAATTAGCGACATCGCTTTATCGTTGGGAGCGCGTGGCATCAGATTTGCTTCATGTATGGCAACATGTCGAACAAATCGATCTTTCTACGACAGAAGCCATTGTTTCTGTTAAGGAAACGGTTGAGCAAGTCGTTGAAGAACAGCCGACCGAGCCGGTTTTACCACCTTTACAGCCAATTCAAGAAGAAGTGGTGTTGAATAAAAAAAGGAAAAAAGCATTTGTATGGGCGATTACGACATAA
- a CDS encoding glutathione peroxidase, producing MSIYDFRVRTIHGEEQSLAQYKGKVLLIVNTASKCGLTPQYEQLQQLYDKYKDRGFVVLGFPCNQFGNQEPGSEEDISQFCQLNYSVTFPMFAKVDVNGPNAHPLFTYLTEQAPGVLGTKAVKWNFTKFLVDRKGQVVARFAPTTKPLELEQHIESLLHEPVSE from the coding sequence ATGAGCATTTATGATTTTCGTGTACGTACGATTCATGGGGAAGAGCAATCGTTAGCGCAGTATAAAGGAAAAGTATTATTAATCGTCAATACAGCAAGCAAATGTGGATTGACGCCACAGTACGAACAATTGCAACAATTGTATGACAAGTATAAAGATCGCGGTTTTGTTGTGCTCGGTTTTCCGTGCAATCAATTCGGAAATCAAGAGCCGGGATCCGAAGAGGACATCTCACAGTTTTGTCAACTCAATTATAGTGTGACGTTTCCGATGTTTGCGAAAGTGGACGTAAACGGTCCAAACGCCCATCCGCTCTTCACTTACTTAACGGAACAAGCACCAGGTGTATTAGGAACGAAAGCGGTGAAATGGAATTTTACAAAGTTTTTAGTTGATCGCAAAGGTCAAGTTGTGGCACGGTTTGCCCCAACAACAAAGCCGCTCGAGCTTGAACAACATATTGAATCGTTGCTTCACGAACCCGTCTCTGAATGA
- a CDS encoding GNAT family N-acetyltransferase: MYKKQLYVFHDDRPIPALIRNYEEKDIDALIRIQQESFPPPFPSELWWNKEQLMNHMTLFPEGALCVEIDGEVVGSMTSLIVNYHPNDVDHTWEEITDNGYIRNHNRNGNTLYVVDIGVRPAYRKLGLGKWLMQSMYEVVVHQKLERLLGGSRMPGYHRYANEMTAEQYVDAVIKGKLTDPVITFLLRCGRTPVKVVANYLEDAQSCNYALLMEWRNPFL, encoded by the coding sequence ATGTATAAGAAGCAACTTTACGTATTTCATGATGATCGTCCCATTCCTGCGCTCATTCGCAACTATGAAGAAAAAGATATCGATGCGTTAATTCGTATTCAACAAGAAAGCTTTCCACCTCCTTTCCCATCTGAACTATGGTGGAATAAAGAGCAGCTCATGAATCATATGACACTTTTTCCAGAAGGGGCGTTATGTGTCGAAATTGATGGAGAAGTCGTCGGATCGATGACTAGTTTAATTGTGAACTACCATCCGAACGACGTCGATCATACGTGGGAAGAAATAACGGACAACGGATACATTCGCAATCATAATCGAAACGGCAATACGTTATACGTCGTTGACATCGGTGTACGACCAGCATATCGCAAACTCGGGTTAGGAAAATGGCTCATGCAGTCGATGTATGAAGTTGTCGTCCATCAAAAGCTTGAACGGCTGTTAGGTGGAAGTCGAATGCCGGGATATCATCGATATGCCAATGAAATGACTGCCGAACAATATGTAGATGCAGTTATAAAAGGAAAACTCACAGACCCTGTTATTACTTTTTTACTTCGCTGCGGGCGCACACCAGTGAAAGTCGTCGCTAATTATTTAGAAGATGCCCAATCGTGCAACTACGCCTTGCTTATGGAATGGCGCAATCCGTTTTTGTAA
- a CDS encoding CotS family spore coat protein, translating into MFIEPWIVDETMHEFFVPDYIEQMAEDVLRHYDLSVQSRQVVTTKPDKGGAIWKLETNKGPKSLKLLHRRPTRSLFSLGAQRYLVDVQNANVPPIVQTKEGTDYVEAGGKLWFVAEWIEPLFPVTKDLEGAKQLCYALGEFHRLSKGYVPPKGAEIASRLYKWPKTYEKTINKMDWFRQLAKAYKEMPASAMLLEVVDRFQAQARESFTRLQQSSYNQLVERGHSEWGLVHQDYGWSNGQMGADGMWIIDLDGVAYDLPIRDLRKLISGTMADLYRWDAQWVREMIRAYHEANPIDASLYDILMIDLSLPNEFYKNLKEVVYEPELFLTEQTMQLIELIVATDETKWPVLAEIENDWKENGNR; encoded by the coding sequence ATGTTCATTGAACCTTGGATCGTAGATGAAACGATGCATGAGTTTTTCGTACCGGACTATATCGAACAAATGGCAGAAGATGTTTTGCGTCATTACGATTTATCTGTTCAAAGTAGGCAAGTTGTCACGACGAAACCGGATAAAGGGGGAGCCATTTGGAAGTTAGAAACGAACAAAGGGCCAAAAAGTTTAAAATTACTTCATCGTCGTCCAACACGCAGCTTGTTTAGCCTTGGCGCTCAGCGATATTTAGTCGATGTGCAAAACGCAAATGTCCCGCCGATTGTACAAACGAAAGAAGGAACGGATTATGTAGAGGCGGGAGGAAAACTATGGTTTGTTGCGGAATGGATCGAGCCGTTATTTCCTGTAACGAAAGATTTAGAAGGAGCGAAACAGCTTTGTTATGCGCTTGGTGAATTTCATCGTTTAAGTAAAGGATACGTTCCTCCAAAAGGAGCAGAAATCGCGTCCCGGCTGTATAAATGGCCGAAAACGTATGAAAAAACGATAAACAAAATGGACTGGTTTCGCCAATTGGCGAAGGCGTATAAAGAGATGCCTGCAAGTGCGATGTTATTGGAAGTTGTCGACCGTTTTCAAGCACAGGCGCGCGAAAGTTTCACAAGACTACAACAATCCTCGTACAACCAACTAGTCGAACGCGGACATAGCGAATGGGGATTAGTGCATCAAGATTATGGTTGGTCGAACGGGCAAATGGGTGCAGACGGCATGTGGATTATCGATTTAGATGGCGTGGCGTATGATTTGCCCATTCGAGATTTACGAAAATTGATTTCCGGTACGATGGCTGATTTATACCGCTGGGATGCTCAATGGGTGCGAGAGATGATTCGAGCGTATCATGAAGCGAATCCGATCGACGCTTCATTATATGACATATTGATGATTGATTTGTCACTTCCGAATGAATTTTACAAAAACTTAAAAGAAGTTGTATATGAACCAGAGCTGTTTTTAACGGAACAAACGATGCAACTCATTGAACTGATTGTTGCCACGGATGAAACGAAATGGCCGGTTCTTGCGGAGATTGAAAACGATTGGAAGGAGAACGGAAACAGATGA
- a CDS encoding ABC transporter transmembrane domain-containing protein: protein MKVFLDLMWFFKREKKAYIIGIILLAIVSLLELVPPKVIGHVVDAIKAGELTKEKLAMWLSLLAGVAICMYGCRYVWRTMIFGSAAKLARLLRDRLYGHFTMMSPSFYQHRRIGDLMAHATNDLQAIQQTAGVGVLTLVDSLCIGGFVIATMAFTISWKLTLICLLPMPLMAYLTSYYGSLLHQRFHHAQEAFSALNDKVQESIAGIKVIKTFGQEKEEIESFRVQADDVVRKNMAVARIDSLFDPTISLIVGVSFFLAIVFGARFVVQGELTIGQLVSFTMYLGLLIWPMLAFGWLFNIVERGRASYDRVSSLLREKPDIQEKEGLLDEVPTGDITYDIRSFTYPNETKPTLQHIQFTLKKGETLGIVGKTGAGKTTLLKVLLREFVGMDGDVYFGGHSITQYRLERLREAIGYVPQDHFLFSASIRDNIAFARPDASQEEVEHVAKLAQVHNDIVQFPEGYETVVGERGVSLSGGQKQRLSIARALLLDPEVLILDDSLSAVDAQTEERILRALKENRAGKTTIIATHRLSAIQHAHLILVLEDGNIVQRGTHEELVAQDGWYRDMYVRQQLEQFVERGGAQ, encoded by the coding sequence GTGAAAGTATTTTTGGACTTAATGTGGTTTTTTAAACGAGAAAAAAAAGCATATATCATCGGAATTATATTACTTGCGATTGTGTCGTTGCTTGAGCTTGTGCCACCGAAAGTGATTGGGCACGTTGTTGATGCGATAAAAGCAGGAGAATTAACGAAAGAAAAGCTTGCGATGTGGTTAAGCTTGCTCGCAGGTGTTGCGATTTGTATGTACGGTTGTCGTTACGTTTGGCGGACGATGATTTTCGGATCGGCGGCGAAGCTTGCTCGGCTGTTGCGCGATCGACTGTACGGCCACTTTACAATGATGTCTCCGTCTTTTTATCAACATCGCCGCATCGGTGATTTAATGGCACATGCGACAAATGATTTACAAGCGATCCAGCAAACAGCGGGTGTTGGTGTCTTGACGCTTGTTGATTCACTATGCATTGGCGGGTTTGTTATTGCTACGATGGCATTTACAATTAGCTGGAAACTAACGCTCATTTGTTTATTGCCAATGCCGCTCATGGCTTATTTAACAAGTTATTACGGGTCGTTGCTTCATCAACGTTTTCATCATGCGCAAGAGGCTTTTTCTGCTTTAAACGATAAAGTGCAAGAAAGCATTGCGGGCATAAAAGTAATAAAAACGTTCGGACAAGAAAAAGAAGAAATTGAGTCGTTTCGAGTACAAGCGGATGACGTCGTTCGAAAAAATATGGCGGTTGCTCGCATTGATTCGTTGTTTGATCCAACGATTTCGCTTATTGTCGGCGTGTCGTTTTTTTTAGCGATTGTTTTTGGTGCTCGTTTTGTTGTGCAAGGAGAGTTGACAATTGGGCAACTCGTTTCTTTTACGATGTATTTAGGGCTTCTCATTTGGCCAATGTTAGCGTTCGGATGGTTATTTAATATTGTCGAACGCGGTCGTGCTTCGTATGACCGTGTTTCCTCGTTGTTGCGTGAAAAACCAGATATACAAGAAAAGGAAGGATTACTTGATGAAGTGCCGACAGGTGACATCACGTACGATATTCGTTCCTTTACGTATCCGAATGAAACGAAGCCAACATTACAGCACATTCAGTTTACATTAAAAAAAGGAGAAACGTTAGGAATTGTTGGAAAAACGGGGGCCGGAAAAACGACGCTTTTAAAAGTGTTATTGCGCGAGTTTGTTGGAATGGATGGAGACGTTTATTTTGGTGGACATTCGATTACACAATATCGGTTAGAACGATTGCGCGAAGCGATTGGTTATGTACCACAAGATCATTTTCTTTTTTCTGCCTCCATTCGCGACAATATTGCTTTTGCCCGACCAGACGCGAGTCAAGAAGAAGTAGAGCATGTCGCCAAACTCGCTCAAGTGCATAATGATATTGTACAGTTTCCAGAAGGGTATGAAACAGTTGTTGGTGAAAGAGGTGTCTCTCTCTCAGGAGGACAAAAACAACGTCTCTCGATTGCGCGTGCATTGCTCCTTGATCCGGAAGTACTTATTTTAGACGACTCGTTATCTGCAGTCGATGCTCAAACGGAAGAACGCATTTTACGAGCGTTGAAAGAAAATCGGGCAGGCAAAACGACGATCATTGCGACGCATCGGTTAAGTGCCATTCAACACGCGCATTTAATTTTAGTGCTTGAAGATGGAAACATTGTTCAGCGAGGTACGCACGAAGAGCTTGTTGCCCAAGACGGTTGGTATCGAGATATGTACGTTCGCCAACAGCTCGAACAGTTTGTGGAACGTGGAGGTGCGCAATGA
- a CDS encoding DnaA N-terminal domain-containing protein, protein MMWSEVKQVLSRMMSSLAFETWIEGTTATMEEHTITIHCTNPMQKSWIETLYMSYIEQAIEKVCGKRMAVKLEAPHELSNEQFMRMWNYMITLEKQTWHLEARVTKVERQMEEIEKEVAQLRERTDFLERLLATDEQPIQKTYIH, encoded by the coding sequence ATGATGTGGTCAGAAGTAAAACAAGTGTTATCTCGCATGATGTCCTCACTTGCTTTTGAAACATGGATTGAAGGAACGACAGCGACGATGGAAGAACATACGATCACTATTCATTGCACAAACCCAATGCAAAAAAGTTGGATTGAAACGTTGTATATGTCTTACATTGAACAAGCGATCGAAAAAGTTTGCGGAAAACGGATGGCTGTCAAGTTAGAGGCGCCTCATGAGCTTTCTAACGAGCAATTTATGCGTATGTGGAACTACATGATTACCCTCGAAAAACAAACGTGGCATCTTGAAGCGCGCGTCACAAAAGTGGAACGGCAAATGGAAGAAATAGAAAAAGAAGTGGCACAACTGCGCGAACGAACAGACTTTCTTGAACGACTACTCGCAACAGATGAGCAACCTATACAGAAAACGTATATTCATTAA
- a CDS encoding NAD(P)/FAD-dependent oxidoreductase yields the protein MDLQTGKLYWPTTFPDAPSYPPLESDIQCDVLIVGAGGSGALCAYYLSETDLDVVVVDKRKVGYGSTMTNTALIQCLGDKMFFELVNSFGEPYAARHLTLCQQAIDELERAANRLHIDVEFQRRDSLYYASVAEDVQKLEKEYTALKKQGYPVVWLDEQQIRRHYPFTKHAALYTTGDGELNPYKLTIGLLEYAKQRGVRIFEETEINGKKLEQHMATCYTKNGHSIRARTVIFAAGYETLEVKQEKKALLVSSYAVITNRVKDFSSWYKRTLIWETARPYVYMRTTADDRIIIGGLDENTAYADDRDAKLMHKKERLIEEFHRLFPDIHVVPEFYLAAFYGGTHDGLPMIGVYDSFPNCYFVYAYGDNGTVYSTVLAQILRDVITEKQNDDFYLYMQTRPKLPQT from the coding sequence ATGGATTTACAAACAGGAAAATTATATTGGCCAACGACATTTCCCGATGCTCCCTCGTATCCCCCTCTTGAGAGCGACATACAATGCGACGTGTTAATTGTCGGAGCGGGTGGTTCTGGGGCGTTATGCGCTTATTATTTAAGTGAAACGGATTTAGACGTCGTTGTCGTCGATAAACGAAAAGTCGGATACGGGAGTACGATGACAAATACGGCACTCATTCAATGTCTCGGAGATAAAATGTTTTTTGAACTCGTTAACAGCTTTGGTGAACCGTATGCTGCGCGCCATTTAACGCTTTGTCAACAAGCGATCGATGAACTGGAACGAGCGGCAAATCGCTTACATATCGATGTGGAATTTCAAAGAAGAGATAGTTTGTATTACGCAAGCGTGGCCGAAGATGTCCAAAAACTTGAAAAAGAATATACGGCATTAAAAAAGCAAGGATATCCTGTTGTTTGGTTAGATGAACAACAAATTCGTCGCCATTATCCGTTTACAAAGCATGCCGCTTTATATACAACGGGGGATGGAGAATTAAACCCATATAAATTGACAATTGGTTTATTAGAATATGCAAAACAACGTGGGGTACGTATTTTCGAAGAAACAGAAATCAACGGAAAAAAACTCGAACAACATATGGCAACATGTTATACGAAAAACGGGCATTCCATTCGAGCACGAACAGTTATTTTTGCTGCAGGTTACGAAACGTTAGAAGTGAAACAAGAAAAAAAAGCGTTACTCGTTAGTTCATATGCTGTGATTACAAATCGTGTGAAAGATTTTTCAAGTTGGTATAAACGTACGCTTATTTGGGAGACGGCTCGTCCGTATGTATATATGCGCACAACAGCTGACGATCGCATTATTATCGGAGGGCTTGATGAAAATACAGCTTATGCGGATGACCGCGACGCAAAACTGATGCATAAAAAAGAACGACTGATCGAGGAATTTCATCGACTTTTCCCCGATATTCACGTCGTTCCTGAATTTTATTTAGCTGCCTTTTACGGCGGGACACACGATGGCCTTCCGATGATTGGGGTGTACGATTCCTTTCCAAACTGTTATTTCGTCTATGCTTACGGAGATAACGGAACCGTGTATAGCACAGTCCTTGCTCAAATTTTACGCGACGTTATCACAGAAAAACAAAACGATGACTTTTATTTATATATGCAAACAAGACCGAAACTCCCACAAACATAA